The window CGACGGCGATGGCGGTCGATGCTTCACGCCGGTAGGCGTCTTCCTCGCCCCGCGGAGGAATCACCGATATCTCGCCGAGGCGACCCCGGCCGCGCGGTGTCTTGCCGTCGCGGCCGGGGCTGCGGTAGTGATCGAAGCGATAGGCGGCCAGGGGAACTGCTCGCAGCACTCGTGAAATCGCTGCGCGGCCGAGGGTTTGGGGGTGATGCGGCAGCAGGATGGAGAGATGTTCGGCGCCGTTCGTCCGCGCCAGATCCACCGTCTCGGTGAGCCAACGGACGAGGCGCTGGGGCGTCAGATCGCCGGCCTTGCCGAGGCCCCCGAGGGAAACCGCCAGGTTCCCGTGTAGGGTGGCGAGGCGCTGGTCCTCACGCCCCTTCCAGCCGGCTCGTTGGTGCAGTCCGGAGAGGCTTCCGGCCAGCCCTCGGTCCAGTCCTCTGAGGTCGAGTTCTCGATCCTCGAAACATCCCGCGGCCAGAGAATCACCCGGCGCGCGATCCCGTGCGGCGATCGTAAGGCGCGGTAGCCCGCTCATTCAGTCATCTCTCCAAGAACTGTCAAGGTCCGACGCGGGAGTCTACCAGGCGCCGGCAAGGTTCCGGCCGCCTGGTTCTACGACGGTTCCGGCGCGCAATTCCGTTTCCCTTCATACCCTCGCCTGCTCGCCGATGGTGTACGCTAGCCATCTCTTCTCGGTCCAATTCCATGACTCCCGACGACCTTCTCGAGCTGTATCCGGGCCCCTTCAATTTCCTGCGCCCGGAGGCCGAGGAGATCGGCGATCTGATGCCCGATCTGCGGACCTTCCTGCCGCGGCCGCAGCACATTTTCCTGGAAGACGAAGAAGCCACTCCCATCCTCGGCTTCCCGGTGCTCCTGTCCCCCGCCATGCGGCGGTTGACGGAGGCCCTTGGAGAGTTCCTCGCCGCCGAAGAAAAGGTTCAGGTGGCGGTCTACCAGCGGCGTTCCTTCGATCGCAAAGTCCACGGCGCGGCCTGGGAACGCTACCGGGCGCTCCTCGCCCGGGTGGTGGAAAACGTTTCCCTTTCGAGCTACGGGCGCAGCTTTCCTTCGATCTTCTGGCTGCACCATTCGGTGGAGATCGCCCGGCTGCTCAAGGACTCTCCACGCCGTTTGCTGCGCCTCGACACGGAAATCGGCCGGCGCTATGGCGACAGCATCAAGTTTCGGGTGCTCGATCGCTACCTGGATTTTGTCTTTGCGGAAACCTACGAACTGGCCCACCGCCTGGCTGGACGCACCGATTCCGATGAGCTGGACTTGTTTCCCCGGTTGCTCAATCGATTCCGGGACAACGTGCTGCTGTTGACCGAAGACCACATCGGACCGGGACTCGAAGAACTCGCCAGCTACTTTCACGGCTGCCTGCGGATCGATGGACGGGACCTCTTGCGGCGACTGCGGGACCTCGCCGGCTGGAACGAAGGACGCCTGCAGAACGATGCGAACCTGCAGAGCGTGGTCCGCAATCTGCTCCGCCGTTCGCCCTTGCCGAGCAATACCGGCGAGCCGGACCCGGCCGATCGCGGCCGAGAATTGCTGATCACGCCGGGCTACGTGCGTTTTCTGTCGGAACGTTCCGACTACCCGAGCCGGCGACTGCTCGACGATCCGGGGGTGGCGCTGTGGGAATCCCTCCTCCTCAAGCTCAAAGAGTTCGAGGTCATCCACACCCTACGGCGTTTTCTGGTGCCGGTGGTGGAAGATCAGGGACGCTTGGTCCACCGCGCCGAGGGCGGCGCCGGCGCCCTGCCCGGCCGGCGCCACCTGGTGCTGTCGTCGGCCACCCGGCCGCTCGACTTTCTGGCTCCTTGGGTGGTCGAGCCACTGGTGCAGCGCTTCGGCTTGATCTACGACCTGACGGACTTCTCCGAGGTGGTGGCGGTCATTCGCCGGGCCGGTAGCGGCCTGCAGGACGAGTCCTTCCGCAAGATCTTCACCTTCCAGCGGCAGATCAACGCGCTCGCGCGCTCCCACCGGCTGCAGCTCGAAAAGTACCTGGGCGACGGCGCCTTCTATTCCGGCCGCCACTGCCTGTCGGTGCTCGCCGGTGCGGTGTTGATCCAGCGCGCCTACGGCGAGGCGGTGGACAAGGGCCTGCCTTTCGATCGCGGGGTGCGGATCGCTCTCAACTTCGGTTCCTACCGCCTGCTGCCGATCGGCTTCGGGGCCAGCGGCAAGGATCGCTATGAATTCTTCGGCCACGGAGTGGTGGAGTTGACCCGCCTGATCTCCGGCAAGTCGACCAAAGAGATCGACGAGATCCAGAACATGCTGGTGAGCCAGGGGTACCCGGAGGCGACGGTTCACCGCTTCTTCTCCCCCCTCCTGAAGCGCGATGTCGGCGAGGCCGAGCGCCATGAGAAGAAGCGCCGCTTCTACTCCTACATCAACTCCAGCGGCCACCTGGTCAACGAGGGCATTGTGGCGACGGACGCCTACGTCGAGCAGATCGATTCCGCCCTCTCCCAGGCCGGCGTGGTCAAGGTGCTGCGCGCCGAGGACGGACGCCGCCGGTACGTGGTGGTCGACCTGGAAGGCGAGCCGGCCCAGCGGATCGGCATCCGACACCTCGGCCGGGCGCACCTCAAGGGCCTGGGTGAAGAGCCGGTCTACGAGGTGGTCGACGGCGCCCGCTGGGAAGGGGTGGAACTGGAGGAGACCGGCCACCGCTCCTTGCGGGACGCCGCGCGTTTCATGACGCCGGGAGCGTGAAACCCCGTTGCCAAAACGCCTTGCGAACGACCGCGGGCAAAGAGGAATCCCCATGAGCCGTGCGATTCTGACCACCGACCTCCCCGGCCTGCCGTCGCCTCGGCGCGGCAAGGTACGCGACATCTACGACCTGGGTGACCGGCTGCTGCTGGTGGCGACGGATCGCATCTCGGCCTACGATTGGGTGCTCTCGCCGGGCATTCCGGACAAGGGCAAGATCCTGCATCAGATCTCCACCTTCTGGTTCCGCCGCCTCGCCGACGTGGTGCCGAACCACCTGCTGGACGAAGCGGAGAACGACCTGCCGGCGGAGGTGGCGCGGGCCGTCAGCGGCCGGGCCGCGTGGGTCCAGAAGACAGAGGTCATCCCCTTCGAATGCGTCGCCCGCGGCTATCTGGCCGGCAGCGGCTACCGGGAGTACGTGGCCGGCGGCACCGTTTGCGGCCTGCCGCTGCCGCCGGGCCTACGCCGCGCAGATCGCTTGCCGCAGCCCATCTTCACCCCGGCCACCAAGGCCGAGGAGGGGCACGACGAGAACGTCTCCTTCGCGGTGATGGCCGACGCCCTTGGCTCCGATCTCTCCACCCGCCTGCGCAATCTCACCCTGGACCTTTATCGCCAAGGTGCCGAGCATGCGGCGAAGCAGGGCATCCTGCTGGCGGACACCAAATTCGAGTTCGGGCTGCTCGATGGCGAAATCCTCCTGATCGACGAAGTGCTCACCCCGGACTCCTCCCGCTACTGGGAAGCGGACCGCTGGACCCCCGGCGAAGAGCCCACCTCTTTTGACAAGCAGTTCGTCCGCAACTGGCTCGATACCACCGACTGGGACAAAGCCTCTGCCCCGCCGAAACTGCCACCGGAGGTGTTGGCGGGGACCCGGGAGCGGTATCTGGAGGCGTTCCGGCGGATTACGGGTAAGGAACCGCACTTGTCACCGGCGGGCTAGAACCCCGAAGGTACGCTGCCCAGCAGGTACTTCAAGTTGTCGTCGTTCCAGCGCACGCCGCCGCCCAAGAAAAAGCTGTCGCGGTCGCTCTCCAGAGGATCGTCGTAGCCGCCCATCAGGTACAGGTTGTCGTTGACGAAGAAGCGGGTGGTGAGGCGCAGGTGGGGGTCGCGGTCCTCGTCGCGGTTGAAGTCGAAGGCCTGGAAGTCGAGCCACAGGCGGCGGTTGAGGCGCGGCACCGGAACCTCGAGGGCGACGCCGAATTCGTCCTCGATCAGCCCAGCCCACAGGCGGGATTCGTTGCGCAGCCGCAGGCCCAGGAGGGCCGAGAACACCGCTTCGTCCTCGGTGGTGATGGTCTCGATGGTGCGTCGCTCGACGGTGCCGTCGGGCAGCGTTTCGGTGATCTCCTGGGTCTTCTTGAAGCGGTCGCCGGTGCGGGTGTCGATCAGCGCCACTTTGTACAGGCGATTGGATTCCCGGCCCGGATCCAGTTCGATGGCGAGGCCGCCTTGGGTTTCGCCCGGATCCGTCAGGTAGTAGCCGCCGGCGTCGAGGTCGAGCTTCAGGTCCCCCACCCGGCCAAGGGTGTCCGACAGGGTCGCCACCCCGCCCTCGATGGACCCCAGGGTGGAGGTGATGTCGTCGTGCATCTCGTCGCTGGTTAGGAGCTTGCCGAGGGTGCCCTCGCCGCGCTCCAGGCGGCCGGTGATGACGCCCAAGTTGTCGGCGGACGTTTGCAGGCTGGCGCTCAGGGTTTCGATGTTTTGGAGGCTGCCGGCGAGCTGATCGCGGTTCTCCGCGACGACCTGATTGAGAGAGTCCACCAACGTGGCGATCTTGTCCGACAGGCGCGGCAGCTCCGTCGCCAGGGTGCCGCTGGCGCTCTCGAAGTTCTCGATGGTGCCGCGGATCTGGGCCCGGTTGTCGGCCACCAGCAGGCGGATCTCCGCGGTGGT is drawn from Acidobacteriota bacterium and contains these coding sequences:
- a CDS encoding phosphoribosylaminoimidazolesuccinocarboxamide synthase gives rise to the protein MSRAILTTDLPGLPSPRRGKVRDIYDLGDRLLLVATDRISAYDWVLSPGIPDKGKILHQISTFWFRRLADVVPNHLLDEAENDLPAEVARAVSGRAAWVQKTEVIPFECVARGYLAGSGYREYVAGGTVCGLPLPPGLRRADRLPQPIFTPATKAEEGHDENVSFAVMADALGSDLSTRLRNLTLDLYRQGAEHAAKQGILLADTKFEFGLLDGEILLIDEVLTPDSSRYWEADRWTPGEEPTSFDKQFVRNWLDTTDWDKASAPPKLPPEVLAGTRERYLEAFRRITGKEPHLSPAG
- a CDS encoding MlaD family protein; translation: MSQALKVGIFATLALIVLGYFVLKIEDWNVFGPEGQEVDALFDSVAGLDDKAAVRIAGVRVGRIDGINLEGRKARVHLLLDQPVDLTVGTEAHISSLGLLGDKYVELVLGPLGAPSLPAGETLPGVTPPSFDDAMAKLGEIGDSIQNVTDSLAGPGGSGSLNRLLDNLEATTAEIRLLVADNRAQIRGTIENFESASGTLATELPRLSDKIATLVDSLNQVVAENRDQLAGSLQNIETLSASLQTSADNLGVITGRLERGEGTLGKLLTSDEMHDDITSTLGSIEGGVATLSDTLGRVGDLKLDLDAGGYYLTDPGETQGGLAIELDPGRESNRLYKVALIDTRTGDRFKKTQEITETLPDGTVERRTIETITTEDEAVFSALLGLRLRNESRLWAGLIEDEFGVALEVPVPRLNRRLWLDFQAFDFNRDEDRDPHLRLTTRFFVNDNLYLMGGYDDPLESDRDSFFLGGGVRWNDDNLKYLLGSVPSGF